The genomic interval TTGGTTGAAATAGCCATTGAGAAATCCTCCCGTTTTCTGCAAGGGGTGCAGACCGGATTTTACCAGATGCCACAAGGCTTACAGAGGATTTCATGTTAAATTCACCCACTCGATTACGCGAAGAGCCATAATTTAGAACCTTCAGTCTTCAGCCTTCAGCCTAAACACCTGAGTAACTACTAATCCAGGTCGATGTCCCGAATGGGCCGGGCGATGGGTTCGTCTTTCGCCTTCTTGAGCAACTCCGTGAATTTCCGCTCCAACAGCTTTCCTTTTTCTTTCTCCGCTTCCATCGACTCCTTGAAGCGCGCCTCCCGCCGGCCAGCCTCGCCCTTCAGTTCTTCGACCGCGGCCCTCAGGTCTGTGACGATCGCCTCTTTGGGTGGCAGCTCATGACGCAAGACGGCGCCACGTTCGGGGTCAACGATCAGCCTCGCCTGGCAGCAGGGGCAGATCACCTCAATGGTAAATTTCGCCTCTTCGCTCATCATTTACCCCCAATCCGACCTCACACAAAGACAGGCTAGCACACTGCATATCCCGCTGCAAAACCGGGTCAGCATGGGTGCTGGGGGAGGGGGTCTCTCGGGTCAGTAAATGGCCGCCCAACCGGCAGGGTCCTGGAAGAGGCGAATGCACTTGATCTGCCGATCCTCGGCCAGAGTAAACCAGTGACGGGTACCCGCAGGCACGGTGATCAGATCGCCTGGGTCTACCCTTACGTCGAAGTAGCAGCCACTCCGCCCGCGGATCGTGAAGATGCCGTGGCCGTCGATCACGAACCGCACCTCGTCCTCAGTGTGGTGATGCTCCCGTCTGAACTTGTCGAGCAACGTCTCCAGGTCGGGGGTCTTTTCCCAGAGGACGACGATGTCGGCTGTAACATACCCCCCTTCAGCCTTGAGCGTCTCCAGGTCGCCCTCAAACGTCGCCAGGATCTCCGCCTTTTCGGCCTCGGTCAGGGCGTAGTTGTCCCGCAATTCACCTCGCAGCTTCGACACATCCCAGTTGCGGTAGACGAGGCCCTCGTCGTCGAGAAAGCTCGCCATCTCCGCCGGGGCGTCGATGCGCCGGTTATCGGGGTGCAGCCTGATCGCCGTCATGCTTCTCCTCCCACGATGCCCCCTTGCCCTGCCTCGGCCAGCTCGTAGGGGCGATCCTTGTGGTCGCCCTTCTGAGCAGGCACAAGGCCTGCCCCTACAGTCCACCGACGGAGCAGGTATTCAAACATAAACTCGAAGGCTTCCACGTGCCGCTTGGCCTCGAACGGGTTCGTACCCCAGGCGTACAGTCCATGATGCCGGATCAGGATACCTGGCACCCTCGGGTCTGTAGTCCGCTCCACCACGGCCTCTGCCAGAACGGGTAGCTTAAAAAGATTCTCCACAATAGGAACCCGGACCTCTGTCCCCTCCTCCCAGATGTCGAGCCCCTTGATCATCTCAAGATCCCGGAGCACAACCTCACCCTGGGAGGAGAACAGTTCCGCGATCAGGTTGTTCCACACCGTATGCACGTGTAAGACGCAGCCGCACCCGGTGGCCTCGTAGATGCGGGCGTGAACCACCGTCTCAGACGACGGGCGTGGTTCGACGTTGCTCACCACAGGCTGAACTCCGGGCCCCACTGGTTGAAGCGATCCGTCCACCAGGAGGAAGTCGGCCGCCGTCATCGCCTCTTTGTCCCGACCGCTGGCGGAGACGACCAGCAAGAGTGGATCGCCCGGGGCGCTGACCCGAGCCGAGAGGTTGCCGCTGGTCGCGGGGAACCAGCCCCTCCGGGAGAAGCTGGCCGTAATCTCAACCAGAGCTGTCAGAGCCCGCTCTGTGGCTAGGCGCGCCATTGTCATCCGCACACCTCCGCCTCCACACGGTCGAGTACCGTCATGACATCATAGAAGGTCTCAAAGGGCTCATAGGGAATCCCGGCCTGCCGGCACTTGACGGACAACAGATCGCGGGCCACTACCATGTCGGCCAACCTGGCCGCGGGCAGGTCCGTGATCCCGTCTCCCACCACCACCCTGCGATACTGCTCCGATGGAAAGCGGCGCATGATGCTGGGCTTGCACATCCCGCAGTCGGCCAGACAGTGCTCGTCGCACCCGTGGGGCCAGAGGATGCGCACCGTTGGGCCACTGCAGTCGCTCTCGTTACAGTAGATCTGGTCCCGTGGCAGGAGCTCCTCCATGAGGGGGTAGATGTAGAAATCGATCCCTCCGCTGGTCAGCAAAAATCGGTGGCCCTGGACCCGGCAGTACTCTATAAACTCCCGAAATCCTGATCGTAGCGTGGCGTTCCGCCGAGCATACGCCACCATCTCTGGGACGCGGTGCGAAGGGATCTGGGCAAAGAGGCGACCAACCCCCTCACGTACACTCAACGTCTCACTGATCACCGCGTCACGCACCGCCTCCCATCCTGGCTGGCCAAAGGCTTTAAAGAGGGACACGATGACCTCCTGCTCGGCGGCTGTCCCATCGAAGTCGCAGAAGATGACCACCTGTCTGCTCATATCGGAAACTCTT from Candidatus Methylomirabilis limnetica carries:
- a CDS encoding 1,2-dihydroxy-3-keto-5-methylthiopentene dioxygenase, giving the protein MTAIRLHPDNRRIDAPAEMASFLDDEGLVYRNWDVSKLRGELRDNYALTEAEKAEILATFEGDLETLKAEGGYVTADIVVLWEKTPDLETLLDKFRREHHHTEDEVRFVIDGHGIFTIRGRSGCYFDVRVDPGDLITVPAGTRHWFTLAEDRQIKCIRLFQDPAGWAAIY
- the mtnB gene encoding methylthioribulose 1-phosphate dehydratase → MTMARLATERALTALVEITASFSRRGWFPATSGNLSARVSAPGDPLLLVVSASGRDKEAMTAADFLLVDGSLQPVGPGVQPVVSNVEPRPSSETVVHARIYEATGCGCVLHVHTVWNNLIAELFSSQGEVVLRDLEMIKGLDIWEEGTEVRVPIVENLFKLPVLAEAVVERTTDPRVPGILIRHHGLYAWGTNPFEAKRHVEAFEFMFEYLLRRWTVGAGLVPAQKGDHKDRPYELAEAGQGGIVGGEA
- a CDS encoding MtnX-like HAD-IB family phosphatase, which produces MSRQVVIFCDFDGTAAEQEVIVSLFKAFGQPGWEAVRDAVISETLSVREGVGRLFAQIPSHRVPEMVAYARRNATLRSGFREFIEYCRVQGHRFLLTSGGIDFYIYPLMEELLPRDQIYCNESDCSGPTVRILWPHGCDEHCLADCGMCKPSIMRRFPSEQYRRVVVGDGITDLPAARLADMVVARDLLSVKCRQAGIPYEPFETFYDVMTVLDRVEAEVCG